Within the Vigna angularis cultivar LongXiaoDou No.4 chromosome 10, ASM1680809v1, whole genome shotgun sequence genome, the region TACACCGTTCATTTGAGGTGTTTTGGGAGGTACTTTCTCATGTCTGATCCcatgagtcttgcaatagtgCTCGAATGGACCTCTGtactctccaccattatcacttctcaagcatttcaactttctaccagtttcacgttcaacagaggcgtgaaactccttgaagattcgtagaacttcgtcttttcttttcaatggatAGACCCACAATCTTCTAGAgtggtcatcaatgaaggtaacaaaatattgagctCCACCAAGGGACTTTTCAGATGTTGAACAGACATCTGAATAcacaagatccaaaatatgctcTCTTCTACTTCTATTATCAGATTTATGGAAAGATACTTTGTGCTGCTTACCTGCTAGGCagtcttcacataattcaagtggTTGTCCTTTTATACTTTGGAGATGATCTTTTGCGAGGATCTCTAATCCCTTCTCGCTCATGTGGCCCAGTCTTTTATGCCACaactccttactttcttcttgagcaacattcgtctctcctttgtatatttttccttgCATGCAGTACAAGGAGCCTTCCTTCTTGCCTCgagcaacaatcatgcttccttGACAGAGTTTCCATCTTCCATCGCTGAATTGGTTGTTCATTCCAGCATCATCTAGCTTACCGACTGAAATAAGGTTTAGACGTATCTCTGGTACATGTCTTACCTCCTTcagcacaagtttgtttccattttctgtcatcaaagtcacttctcctatgcccacaattttgcttgtgacatgattacccatcttcactgttccaaagtctcctttttgataggatgagaagaatccctcatgaggagtaacatggaaagatgctccggtatctactatccaagtgcagtcatcaaaagcaatatttagatagtttacctcagtgataaggaacacattctcatcatttgataccaCCGCTGTTGTAGTcttttcctccaacttctttttgggaTCTATCACATCAAGGTGTACAGTTCCATTCTTCTGATCTCTTTTCAGGAATCTACATTCTTGCTTCTTGTGaccatcttttccacaataGAAGCATGTCAAACCTTTGGAACGAGACTTGAATCTTCCTCGTGACTTTTCACGTTTTCCTTTGTTTCTGTGttcactccttcctctattctcaacaacgttggcttctgagtgactactcattcctctttctttccttctggacTCTTCATTCAGCAAACTGTCTGTAATGTTATCCAGCTTGAGTTTTCCATCTGGTGTTGAGTTACTGAGAGTGACCACCAATGTGTCCCAACTCTCCGGTAGGGAACTAAGGAGTAGAAGAGCTTGTAACTCGTCATCAATCTTCATATCCGCCTTCATTAATTGattcacaatacctttgaaggtgTTGAGATGCTCGATCATATTCTGGTCGTCAGTGTACTCCAACTTTACGAGTCGTCTCACAAGGTGAGCTTTATTTCTGGgagtcttcttttgaatcaaagattcaagctttgtccataactcatacGCATCGGTATAAGTCGATACATGCTCAAACAAGCTTTTGTCGATGTATTTCCGAATCATAGCCACTGTTTTACGATTCAGAATCTCCCAATCTTTTTCAGCCTTCCCTTCCGGAATTTCCGAATTTGTGATCGGCTCATACAAATCCTTGCAGTATAGATGATCTTCCATCATCGGCTTCCAGTAGGAATAATTATCCGCAGTTAGcttgaacatgtctccttccatcttgagtTTCACAGGATTCTGACTTTTTCGAAccggtagctctgataccactgttgggatACAACGGtatttgttccctcctctgtgaaccccaaaatggggactatgcggaagcgtaaaaaatgaaagtgtaggtaaagagaaaattaacactggaaattttaacgtggaaaatcctctcggaaaaaaccacgggacctagtccagaaaaatatctccactatgaaagtaggattacagtgtttctctcactctctgaggatctctcactaaatctcaccctctcggatggtatacaagaCTCTCCCTGTatcacacactcacaaaatagactctctctattttttctctccTTCACCGTGGCACTCTTACTCACAGTGAGTTTCACTTCTTCACTTCTACGGTTGTGCCTCTTCACTCTAAAATTGGGTAGCTCTTCTTTTCTCCCTCTGTGTGTATTTGCACGTTTCTGGCTTCTCAATTTATGAAGTAAGAAAGCACAAAAAACCAAAATAGTTGTTGAGGTGGTGTGCTGAATTTACGGAAAAAGCAAATGAGTGAGTTGTGCTTTTTTGGGTGGTGGCAGACAATGCTTCATCATTCTTGTTTTATTCAACAGAATATGATGATATGTACACAAATAACATAACCTATAAGTTAGTTTTTATAAGCGAAATAATTCGTAAAAGGTAAATGAAACCAGATCGTAAGCAAAAGGAATGTTCCAAGACTTGTGCGAAAACATGAGAATACTAAGTTCTGTCAATACGTAAACAACCTTCAGCACCTTAAAGTTCAAGAGTGCTGAAGCAAAAACATCAACCTCATAAATTAACAACACATAACATGCACACATCAAATTGAGACCAAAGCAAAAACAGATGTCAAAATCACACACACTTCTTTTGGAACAAAAAACAGACAAATTATGCGAATTGCACTTTGCAGTTCCATACCCTTCTACACATCTTTTTCCAAGGAATCACTGATTAGACCTACCATGTCAGTGTGGAACCCAACCCCTTAACAACTCTTGAAGACTCTCACATCTTGCGGTTGTAAATGCTTCCACAGCCATGGTGATGTCATCATCTTGCAAGTTTGACACACGGTCTTCTATCATTTGAAAACTAGTTTCAGACACATTAAAATCAGACTCAGAAGAGAGTGATGTTCCGGTGACGGTGAATAGTTTAATATTGGTAGAGACTAAAGGAAGCTTCCAACTGGTGACGCTGAATGAGGATACTGGTGATGGAAGGTCATGATTTGTGGCAAGTATAAGGTCATACATGTTGTATACTGTGTTGTGTTTGATTGACAGTGAATCTGAAGAGGAAGGAGAAAGTTGTGTTGGGATTTTGCTCAACATTAGCTGAGGGTGATGTGAGGAGTGAGATTCAACTTGCAACATAGATCCTCTGGCTTCAGCTTCAAGTCGAGCATTCTCCCACTGAGCCACGTGATCCATGTTCATGGTGTCCTTGGACTGCTCATGATGACCACCGCCATAGTCTTCAAAGTTGTTCCTTTTTATTGGTTTGTGAGTGAGCGGATCTAAGCCCATTCTGATGAGTCTTTTCTTGACATTGGTGTTCCAATAATTCTTGATTTCATTGTCTGTTCTTTGAGGCAGATGAGCTGCTATGATTGACCATCTGTGATTGCAATACAAAAACATGATTAGCTTCTGTTCAAACAAcagaaaaatcacaaaaccaGAAGAAACTAAAGGTCACTTGTTTCCAAGAAGAGCATGGAGTTGAATAATGGTGTGGTCTTCCTCCGAGCTGAAGTTTCCTCGTTTTATATCAGGTTTGAGATAGTTAATCCACCTCAATCTGCAACTCTTTCCACATCTTTCAAGACCTAGACATATATCATACATGTAGGTAACAAAGAAAATTAGGAATTATTTATTCCTCGGTGGACCAAGAACATTTAGACTCATGGatccaagaaaaagaaaaaggtacaGATAAGTTGTATCTTACCTGCTTTGGCAGGTACTGACCGCCAATTTCCATGGCCATGTTTTTCAACATAAACAAGGAGCTTATTGTCTTCTTCTGGAGTCCATGGTCCTTTCTTGAACCCTACCTTCTCACAGCATGGCATCCTTCCCATTTTTATGACAAACTGATTAGGAGAAACAATGCTTCTTGGTAAGCAGCACCAGTACAAAAGTTAAcctatataaacatatatatgtgtgtgtatgtatgtatatatagtGAGAGTACTTTTAGCATGGTTGGGCAAACACTTTCAAATGGAAATTTATTGAGAATGGTTAATTTTGAGAAGGGAGCTAATATCTTGCTCTTAAaagatgtaaaatttaaattgaaaaaaacttAGAACATATTCTTTGTAGTATATTATTAGTTGAAATTTATGGAATAGTACAAAACTTCGAAAATCTTCTATACGATGttgtattaataaataaattccaTCCAAATATACAAGGAAGAATATTTTGAAACTATTGGTTATATCaattttctaattaatataaaggtggattaaaataaaatccatGAATTAAAAACCTTAATTATCGGCTCTTAAAAGATTACAAAGCAATATTAAGTAGATTAACTACACCATTAtccattttaatatttgttatcatACATAATAGAACTGAGAAAAAAAACTGTATTTGATCAAACCCGAAAAAATtcgaaaaaaaattgaatatagaATCGGGTTAGATTTGACAAGTGAAAAATGTTAGAATTTTATCAATATCCAACTCAgtctcaaatttatattttaagatctataaatatattttaaattttaaattttatt harbors:
- the LOC108334950 gene encoding transcription factor MYB106, which codes for MGRMPCCEKVGFKKGPWTPEEDNKLLVYVEKHGHGNWRSVPAKAGLERCGKSCRLRWINYLKPDIKRGNFSSEEDHTIIQLHALLGNKWSIIAAHLPQRTDNEIKNYWNTNVKKRLIRMGLDPLTHKPIKRNNFEDYGGGHHEQSKDTMNMDHVAQWENARLEAEARGSMLQVESHSSHHPQLMLSKIPTQLSPSSSDSLSIKHNTVYNMYDLILATNHDLPSPVSSFSVTSWKLPLVSTNIKLFTVTGTSLSSESDFNVSETSFQMIEDRVSNLQDDDITMAVEAFTTARCESLQELLRGWVPH